The segment agaatcttaaaagcattaaaaaatttaaaaacgtTAAAAACACGGCCCCTCGtctgactctgccacatgagcagggacctgTCATAAATGAAATCGAAACATCTTTAtcctatttttaattcctgttggaaacctcatcccgcccgtggatgaggtttcattaaaaatccaaaggccgcctggccaattcatctgcccgccaaccgtaaggttggaaaGGCAGCGAAAAAGTGCGTTTAATTAGTACTTTAacggcctgttaattgttggcgggcgcgttGCCGACTCCCACGCGCgcccaccaaaatatcgcacgagtgcacaatgacattggggcGCTTGCCCAACTTACGCTCTagcgggtcaggcacgcgcctgccaactcagtgaaaaattctggccattgataAGTTGCGGTCTGTATGGTACAATTACTTAATGATGAACCTGCTGAGGATTGAAGCATTCACAATGGTGAACCTCAAAAATAGAAATACTTCTACAAGGGTATGTTTTGCAGATAGAGAGGATAAGATTCGTGTAAACTTTATTTTGGAGTACTCATTTTAACTGTGAATTTCAGCTCTATAAATAAAATCCAGTCTAAATACCAAATGATCTCAGGTCATTAGCTCCTCAATTCATGTCTCTGCCTTTCTGTCAAAGTGTGAAGTTTTCGAAAGCGGAGCATATCTGAGCTGCCATTTATTGCGCCAATAAATTGTGTGATGGACACCAGTTTAAAATACAGGGCTGTAGATTAAGAGGAATCCTAATTGCTCTGGTTGAAACCATAAAGTGGCGTTTCATTTTCACCAAATGGGCCAACACACAAGTGGGGATGTCCCAGTAAATGTCTGAGGACACCTGTAATTTATGggtaacaacagcaacttgcatttatatagcacctttaagtcCCAAGGTCCTGCACAGGaacgttatcaaacaaaattgacTGCTagccacataaggcaatattagtgaagatgactaaaagtttggtcaaagtggtagattttaaggagtgtcttaaaggaaggacAATGGGTAGAGAGGCAGAcaagtttagagagggaattccagagcttagggcgtaggcagctgaaggcatggctaccaataGTACAGCAATTAAAATCGGAATGATtagaaggccagaattagatgagtgcagatatctcggacgGTTGTtcgactggaggagattacagagctagggagaggCGAAGCCAGAGAGAGGTTTGTAAACAATGATGAAAATTTTACAATGGAGGTGTTGCTTGGCCTGGACCCAATGTTGGgcagtgagcacaggagtaatAGGGGAATAGGGTGATTGGTGTGAGTTGTGACACAGGCACTAGAGTTTTAGATCACTTCAcgtttatggaggatagaatgtgggagaccagccaaggGTGTGTCTGGAGTCAATCCTTCAGATAGCAAAGGCATGaataaggatttcagcagcagatgaggttTGGTGGAGAAGCTTAGGTAGAAATAGGAAACCTTAGTGACGGcgcagatatgtggttggaagctcatcttgtgacaccaaggttgcaaacagttcagcctcagacagttgccagagagagggatggagtcagtagctagggaatgccGTCTGTAGCATGGACTGAAGACAATTTTCTAAACACCCTTCCAGCATCAAACAATGGTTTTTAAAGCTAAATTATTCAACTACTCCACAAATACTTTTCTTTGCTGAGAATATCATAGAACTGCTGTAAATTCAAGAATATTCAAGCTTCATACGGTTCACAGAGTAAGGGGTTCTGTATCCCTATATGAAATGCCTGACTCCACATAAAGTATGTCAACACCTTAAATGATGAAAAGATACTGTACCTGTTTCAGACCTGTAGAATCATCCATGATGTCATCTGGTAACAAGATAATCATACTTAAGTCGTTACCAACGTACGGAAGCTCAAGAACCCGGATATTAAATTCAGGGACGTGACGGATAAAGAACTTCTTTTTTTGGTACATCATATTCACTGGCTTGCTATCATTCTGTGAACAGTAGCATTCAAGGCATTTCATTATTTTTGTAACTTAATTTATTTGAATAATGCATTGAAGGAGACAATTATGAGAATTACTCAAAGGGAACAAAATAAGTCACAAGATGCAAATataagagccagcacagataagGCAGTAATCTGCAAAGCAAGCACATTGTTGTACGTGTGTATTATATTCTCATCATGCACTAATCCCGAAAAAATTATAATTGTCCAGATTTTGACAAGATTACTCACTGCTATATAAGTCTAAGTAGTAACTTTAGTAATGTGGGTAGAACATACCAAGATTGTCCCCCCGGGCCGGAATTTTGCTACCGAGGCAGATAGCTCAAGTTGGCCAATGTCCTGACTTGGCAGACATGCCTCCATATAAAAGGGCCCTGTCACACACAATTTTTGCTCCATGGAGGTGAGGGCATGATCGGGTTGGGCCTGCTGCCTCTGGAAGCGGTTTGGAAGGGGCAATGGAGGTGGGGTAAGTGCCACAGTGGGCTGgctagaaggcctgcctcagttctctgaAACTTTGGCCCAGTTTATAAAaggctgttaggccctctagcttTTACCCCTTACCCAGCATCCCCCCCCCAACATTCCCTCTTTGCCACCTCATACACCCCTTGCCGCCTCCATAGCCATTCCAGTCTCCATTAGGGGAAGACCTCCAGAGCCATGTGAagatgaaaaaaattaaacttctaacaatctaagagAGCATTCATTCATGTAGCCCATTCAAAGTTTTTAAATCCtctcaagtggtcaatctgttattaaaaaaaaaacttctattcagtaaccacatcaaattcatctaatcctttaatagccttaaaactgtcaatcaaaagtGAACAGCCATCCTTTTGAGATAAGTGGTCTTTTgaccttttgaaactcagccaagctttCATAATGAGCTCAGCTTTAATAACAGCTCTTGGAAACTATTAACAATGAAGTCTATTAAAACTGCAGGGCCAAAGCTACACCAgattgcctgtcaatcaatgaacTCCAGTAGCACGTACATTTTTACTCTAACTGAAAACAGCAGCCTAGTTCATTTTCATCTTTAAAGGCCTGGGAGTTTAAATAACTTCAtatcatgacacttaaacagaccttatccaTCCTTCAAGAGTGTTTATGTTTCCTCCAGAAATCTGTGATTCCCACAGTGTGGGTTAAGAGCATAAGAACAGAAgaactaggggcaggagtaggcaattcagctcctcgagcctgccccaccatccaatacgatcatggctgatttcatttcggcctcaactctaatttcccgccctctcaCCATtatctttcaacccgttactaattaaaaacgtCTATGTCctgcttaaatttattcagcgtcctaacatccactgcactctgaggtagtgaattctacagattcacgaccctttgagaaaagtaattcctcctcatctttgatttaaatctaccaccccttagcctaaaactatggcctctcattctagaatgccccacaaggggaaacatccgctccatgtctactttgtctatcccctttagcatcttatatacctcaattagatctcctctcatccttttaaactctagcgagtataggcctaaactactcaatctctcctcctaagaCAAGCCCCaaatctctggaatcaatctagtgaacctcctctgaactgcctcgaatgcaactacatccttcaagtaagggggccaaaactgtgcacagtactccaggtgcggtctcactaatgtcttgtacagttgtaacaacacttccctgtttttatacccTATTCCTTCAGcattaaatgccaaaattccatctggcttccttattacttgctgcacctgcatactagctttcagcaattcacgtatgaggacacccagatccctctgcactgaagcattctgaagtttctctccatttaaataataagtcacctttttattcttctgactaaaatggataacctcacacttatccacattaaactccatctgccaaatctttgcccattcacctaacctgtccatatccatttgtaaatttcttattccttcactgcaacttactttcccacctattttggtgtcatctgcaaatttagctatagtaccttctatccctgaatccaagttagtatagattgtaaataataggGGCtgcaaggaccgaaccctgtgggtTTAGGAAATAAGGCCCTGGGAACAATAAAAATAGGTCTGTTTAAACTCAGCATTATTTTCAAATGGCCTAACAGACTCATGTTTCGTACCTTAGTGATTCAtgcccctcccccttccatctATCGGCGAAAACTGCACCAGATGGAAatggaggtgggacttccacaTCCAGGTCCcactcaccatttttaaaggtctccaCAGTTAGACcgacttctgaaaatccaaaatccAGCCCTCTAAGTCTTCCCCCCTAAGCAAACAAATTGCCTAATTTAGTACTGGCATTTTGTTTAGAGTACCTTATTCAGTCTGAATGGCATCTTCTCTGTACTTTGCTTATCAAACTTCTCAGCCCAGCTTCCTTTGAAGTAGATGGCATTCACCAACACGAGTCTGGTATCACTGTTAACAGACCCTTGAGTCAGCAAGTCTTGGATCTTACCTGAACAGAAAGAGACATTGGCATAGTACACAACAGCAGCAAAAAGGATGAGGAACGACTTAACcttctttaatttatttttgtaagtttaaaacatcaggagagagagaaaaaaaaatcagaattagCAGTCCCCAAATCTTTCAggccacattttttaaaaactgaaaggTTACTAAAACAGGAAGCTTTTCCCACAGAACATTAATTAAACACATgatttgaatggcctccttctgtgcattaAATGTCTATCAATCTATGAAATGTTTAAATCGATTAATAACCAAGTTAAATTAGCACATTGACTCACACCGGACATAAAGCACAAAAACAAACCATTCACTCTAAATGGTCTGTGCTGGAGTTTATAATCCACAAGGGTCTCACTTCCCATTTCATCGACCTTGGGCAGCATTTCACGTGCTCCGCCCGGTGTGTTTCCAGCAGGTGGGCACACAAAACAGGGCAggtgcccaccccccccaccccccgccacccctgccccccccgccacccctgcccccaccccaatctcacccccaAAATACAGGCAGTCCACCCGCTACATTTAATaggtaatcaagggtcaattaggcttgttaataATATgttgataatacactgcccacctCATAAAATGTTTGGAGTGGGCAGTCAGGCAGGAGCGAATAGTCTGATTTCTTAACTACATTTATTGaaggacaggaggggagtggaggggtggaGTTTAATCttcaggggctgccctttgcagATTGGGGTCATCCCCCCACTAAGATggaacccccccaccctctctttcttcctAAACCCACCCCTGCAGCCTCAACCCAACCCACcagaccacccctcccccacaccacttcCTGCCCAAGACCCTGAACTTACCAGCTTCAGGGTCCCATGGGCCCTCTTCCTCTTctccttgtagtcccagcagcggtCACCTACTCATTCTTGGCACTGCCAGGGCTGCCAGACAATCGAGTTGTTAAGTCCACCCACAGTGTGTTAGGTCTTTGcttcaggggtgggggaggggtgggggtggcagcaaaccatctgcaccccccctcccccagtattATTCAGCCCCTTATCTCAGcctttcagcatatctttctattcctttttctctcATGTTACTCATCTACTTTCCTTTTCAAAGCATCTAAGCTATTTGTCTCAGCCACTTCCGAGTTCCACGATCTGAGTGAGGTTGACAAAGAAAGCCTCAAGCTGGTCAACTTTTCCCAATAGCTGCAGTCTCTCAGTTCAGGCCTGATCCTTgtaaacctttttttttaaacaattggtgggatttgaacccaggtccccagagcattaccctgggtctctagaataccagcccagtgacaataccactatgccactgcctcccctgcagtGTAGGGATACAGTTAGCAGGAACTGAACCAAATGGCCCTCAAGGTATTGTGTCTTCTGTTATTATGACTTACATTGGGGCTGCAATAAGTGCAAATCTGATTCCTCCAGTCAGCAGAAAAGGTGACCTGAAATTTCCTGAAAATGCTAAGTTACTCCCTTTTATGCTGTAATACTGAAATTCTGAGTATCTCATTATCAAatggcaaaatgtaaaaactggcGTAAAATAATTAGACAAAAAACAATCAAAGCCCAAGGAAAAACTTATGCCATATTCTTCATTGAATCCTTCCGATTTAATGAAAATTAAAACCTGAGGCCATGAAATGGAAATTGCTGCACTTCAGGCACAGTATATTAAGAGAATCTGATTGTGGAAATTTATGAATTTATAGCATCCTTCTGATGCTAAAAAAATAAATTGTCAGTCCCAGAAAAGAAAAAATGGCCAATAAAGTATCAGAAAATTGTATTCGGGTTCTGTTGCACATATGATTACAGCAGTATAACTGAAGCCCATTCACAACTGGCATTAATTCAGGAATTTTGCATGAGTTGTGGGACTGTCTTCTTCTTTATTTATCTGTTCATGGAACGttgacatcactggctaggccagcctttgtcgcccatcctaattgcccttgagaaggtgcagtccatgtggtgtaggtgcacccaaagtgctgttaggaagtttcaggattttgacccagcgacagtgaagaaacggatagtttccaggtcaggatggtgtggggcttggaggggaacttgcaggtggtgatgttcccatgcatctgctgcccttgtccttctagattagtgatgggcaacctaGGTTAGTGAGTGAGCATCTCAGTGGGCTGCGAGATTGAAATCGGGCATGTGCACTGACCATAACTCCGTGAATAAGATTTTGCGGGCCACGCTGATTGAACCATAGCAGCACTTCGATTGGACGCAGAGGGAGCGTACGGCTCTCACAGCAATGTTCCGTGCAATTAGCACACACCTCACTTCACGTGCCCTTGCATTGCGTGCATATCACTTTAGTAACATTGGTAGGAAAAAACCATGGATAGAAACCAGTGGAATCTGGCAACCCTGCACATGGACAACAGTCAACAAAATGTCTCGTGGGCCGCACTCAGAACCCTGATGGGCCTCATGAGACCCTCGGGCCACAAGTTGCCCATCAttgttctagatggtggaggtcggaggtttggaaggtgctgtcaaaggagccttggtgagttgctgcagtgcatcttgtggatggtacacagtgctcccactgtgcatcagtggtagaggagaTGGGTGTTGGAAGTGGAAGGGATATCAGTCAAGTGgcctgccttgtcctggatggtgtcgagcttcttgagtgctgttggagctgcactcatccaggcaagcggagagtattccatcacactcctgacttgagccttgtagacagtggacagcatttggggagtcaggaggtgagttattctctgcagaattcctatcctccgacctgctcttgtagccacagtatttatatggctggaccagttcagtttctggtcaatgttaactcctaagatgttgattgtgggggattcagtgatggtaatgccattgattgtcaagggtgATCAATAGATTCTCTCATGTCGGAGAGAATCATTGACTGGCACTCATGTggggcgaatgttacttgctacctttcagcccaagtctgaatgctatccaggttttgctgcatatggacatgacaCATTTAGCAGCCGAGGTTTTGTGCAATCAGCTTAAAAGGATCAATTAAGTTTGGGTGTAGTGTAAAATCAGATGCAAGTTACACCCAAATCTCTGCAAATCTTTTCACTTAAATTCAGCACTGCCCCATAGTTAGACTATAGTCTCGGTATAAGTTTTCAAGTAATTAGGTCAATGTGTGCAGAATCCAATCACGCTAGCCTTCTGTAACAATGTGGGCATCGTGCACAAGAAGATTGACATTTAGGCAGCACAGGATGTAGACAAGTACATTTTTGTACATGCATGAAGTGCTCCAGAATTCAGGTAAAAGCAACACACTGTGTACAGCCAGTATAACTATAACTTAACCTGTACAATGGAGGTCTCACTGTTCAACTTAATTCACTTTTTCATCGGGTAAACTACAATAGTACACTGAATAGGACACTGAAATACTGCTAATGTGATTTAAGTCTGAGGCAGTTAACTTACTGTTGATAACCAGTCAGGATTCTGGATCCAGTTTCATTCTATGTAATACAATAAAATATTCACACTGCTATGGCTGGGGGTCAGCGAATTCATAAAATCTACTCTATACTTTTTATTCGAATTTTTTAAATATGCCAATGAAATTGTTGGTACAAAGATTTATACTTGCTTTGCACCAAAAAAAAAAGATTCTCGCTTCACCCTCAGTTTGCAAATGATTGAATGTGTTGGACATCTTACCCTCAGTCTGTGCCTCCACCCATTTATTGATCTCCTGTCTTGTTTCATCTGCAGCAGCTTGGAAATCAACTGCAGACATCTCTGCTCCATAGAATTTGACGGTGGATTTACAGAATTCCTGAATAACGGATATGGGAAAAATTAGCTATAATGTCCAATTCTAAAGCCTTCGAACCCTGATTTAAAAATGATCAATTAGCGGATCACCTGAATTGGTGTACTGTCTATAGCAGCAATGCCCAAACATTGACAATATATTCAACTTGTCCTTTGAAGAGATTATTTAGGAGTCACGAACAACACTGGCATGAGTCTTCCAGCTTGGTTCCTGAGCACTGGAAGAATCTGGGAACAGGTGACCCACTCACAACTTACTTCTAGGAAGTTGTAGCTCTTCTCTCCATAAAGTCGATTGGCCACTTTTAACAGATACAAAACATCCGCTCGGTTAATATCTAGTTGCAATTTCTGGAATCCAGAATGGATATCTCCAACTTGATCAAAATGGAGAGCCTGTTATCAGAATAAATAGACAAAACAAACATCAGGCAATGAATTGAAAAATGAGCTACAAGTTATAATCATCCATGTTCTTTCCGCCATTTTGTTTTCTGCTGGTTTTCTTTGTCCCCTTTCTGTAGACATTTATTCTGTGCTGGCTTACCATTCTATACATGCTGATCACCTCCCAATATCTCACCAAAGAAGGCTTCAGTCTAAGCCTAGAGATTGAATGTCAATAAATTATTCAATTACCTGGGCACATCAATTAATGATAACACTGCTCT is part of the Carcharodon carcharias isolate sCarCar2 chromosome 3, sCarCar2.pri, whole genome shotgun sequence genome and harbors:
- the LOC121275904 gene encoding leukocyte elastase inhibitor-like isoform X3, with product MEDLSKANCHFTLDLFTKLTEKNQAGNIFFSPFSISTALAMVYLGAKSNTASQMAKALHFDQVGDIHSGFQKLQLDINRADVLYLLKVANRLYGEKSYNFLEEFCKSTVKFYGAEMSAVDFQAAADETRQEINKWVEAQTEGKIQDLLTQGSVNSDTRLVLVNAIYFKGSWAEKFDKQSTEKMPFRLNKNDSKPVNMMYQKKKFFIRHVPEFNIRVLELPYVGNDLSMIILLPDDIMDDSTGLKQLEKALTFEKLQEWTHPNQMHTMDVHVRLPKFKLEDEYELSSPLSSLGMQDLFEVSRADLSGMSGARDLSVSKVAHKSFVEVNEEGTEAAAATAVMIQFCMVMEEMFTADHPFLFFIRHNKSSNILFFGRYTSP